In one Chryseobacterium camelliae genomic region, the following are encoded:
- a CDS encoding oxidoreductase: MKKVWFITGSSKGLGKSLVEAVLLKGDSVVATARNPHQLNDLIEKYPEQLLILELDVQNKEQIYDTVEKAVNHFGKIDVLVNNAGFGITGAAEAFTNEQVRNQLEVNLYAPIEVTRAVLPYMRKERSGHILQISSIGGRVGNAGLSIYQAAKFGLVGFSESLSKEIAPLGIKVTCIQPGGFRTEWAGPSMSFAKDIEGYEATVGGVKEHLSSGKFLPMGDPAKAAKVMIDVVENEKPPLHLVLGSEAAAILKAADEKRKEEFEKWMDVTVSTDHDEAVNIFETEYGKQYLAHKGISLK, translated from the coding sequence ATGAAAAAAGTTTGGTTTATCACAGGAAGCTCAAAAGGTTTAGGAAAAAGCCTTGTTGAAGCAGTATTATTAAAAGGAGATTCTGTTGTGGCAACGGCAAGAAATCCTCATCAGTTGAATGATTTAATTGAAAAGTATCCTGAACAGCTTTTGATCTTAGAGTTAGATGTTCAGAATAAAGAGCAAATTTATGATACGGTTGAAAAAGCTGTAAATCACTTCGGGAAAATTGATGTTTTGGTGAATAATGCAGGTTTCGGAATTACGGGTGCTGCAGAAGCTTTTACCAATGAACAGGTGCGAAATCAGCTGGAAGTTAATCTGTATGCTCCGATTGAAGTAACAAGAGCGGTGTTGCCTTATATGAGAAAAGAACGTTCCGGACATATTCTACAAATTAGCTCTATTGGGGGTAGGGTAGGGAACGCAGGACTTTCGATTTATCAGGCTGCTAAGTTCGGCTTGGTGGGTTTTTCAGAGTCTTTAAGCAAAGAAATTGCTCCTTTAGGAATAAAAGTAACCTGTATTCAGCCGGGAGGTTTCCGTACAGAATGGGCTGGTCCTTCGATGAGCTTTGCGAAAGATATTGAAGGGTATGAGGCTACGGTGGGAGGAGTGAAGGAGCATTTGAGTTCTGGCAAATTTCTGCCAATGGGAGATCCGGCAAAAGCGGCAAAAGTAATGATTGATGTTGTGGAAAATGAAAAACCACCATTGCATTTAGTATTAGGAAGTGAAGCGGCTGCTATTCTAAAAGCTGCGGACGAAAAAAGAAAAGAGGAGTTCGAAAAATGGATGGATGTAACGGTTTCCACAGATCACGACGAGGCTGTTAATATTTTTGAAACAGAATATGGAAAGCAATATTTAGCTCACAAAGGAATTAGTTTAAAATAA
- a CDS encoding acyl carrier protein, translated as MSDIASRVKAIIADKLDVEETEVTPEASFTNDLGADSLDTVELIMEFEKEFNIQIPDDQAEKITTVGHAIAYIEEVVNK; from the coding sequence ATGTCAGACATTGCATCAAGAGTAAAAGCTATCATCGCTGATAAGCTTGACGTTGAAGAAACAGAAGTAACTCCTGAAGCTAGCTTCACTAACGATTTAGGAGCTGATTCATTGGATACAGTTGAACTAATCATGGAATTTGAAAAAGAATTCAACATTCAAATCCCTGATGATCAGGCTGAAAAAATTACTACTGTAGGACACGCTATCGCTTATATCGAAGAAGTAGTAAATAAATAA
- the fabF gene encoding beta-ketoacyl-ACP synthase II encodes MELKRVVVTGFGAITPIGNNAKEYWENLVKGESGAAPITLFDATNFKTKFACEVKGFNPLDHFDKKEAKKMDRNTQLGLVAAKEAVSHSRIIEDNVDKNRVGVIWGSGIGGLETFETEVLGWANTEIPRFNPFFIPKMIADITPGHISIEYGFHGPNYTTVSACASSANALIDSKMLIQLGKADVIVCGGSEAAVTASGVGGFNAMMALSTRNDDPKTASRPFDKDRDGFVLGEGAGCIVLEEYEHAVKRGATIYAELKGGGLSADAHHMTAPHPEGLGAYLVMKSCLEDAGLTADEVDHINMHGTSTPLGDIAESNAISRLLGEHAFDIQINSTKSMTGHLLGAAGVIEAIAALGTIIHGVVPPTINHFTDDENIDSRLNFTFNEAVKKDVKVAMSNTFGFGGHNACVLFKKI; translated from the coding sequence ATGGAATTAAAAAGAGTAGTTGTAACCGGTTTTGGAGCAATAACACCGATTGGAAATAATGCAAAAGAATACTGGGAAAATCTTGTGAAAGGTGAGAGCGGTGCTGCTCCGATTACTCTTTTTGATGCCACAAACTTTAAGACAAAATTCGCTTGCGAAGTAAAAGGGTTCAATCCGTTAGACCATTTCGATAAGAAAGAAGCTAAAAAAATGGATAGAAATACTCAGCTTGGGTTGGTTGCTGCTAAAGAAGCAGTATCTCATTCAAGGATTATTGAAGACAATGTAGACAAAAACAGAGTCGGTGTAATCTGGGGTTCAGGAATCGGAGGTTTAGAAACTTTCGAAACTGAAGTTTTAGGATGGGCAAATACGGAGATTCCGAGATTCAATCCATTCTTTATTCCTAAAATGATTGCAGACATCACTCCTGGGCATATTTCTATTGAATATGGCTTCCACGGACCGAACTATACTACTGTTTCTGCATGTGCATCTTCAGCAAATGCTTTAATTGATTCCAAAATGCTGATCCAACTTGGAAAAGCAGACGTAATTGTGTGCGGAGGCTCTGAAGCAGCCGTTACAGCAAGTGGTGTCGGTGGGTTCAATGCAATGATGGCACTTTCTACAAGAAATGACGATCCAAAAACAGCTTCCAGACCTTTTGACAAAGACAGAGATGGTTTTGTATTGGGTGAAGGAGCAGGATGTATCGTTCTTGAAGAATATGAGCATGCGGTAAAACGTGGTGCTACAATTTACGCAGAATTAAAAGGTGGAGGTCTTAGTGCAGATGCACATCACATGACGGCACCTCATCCTGAAGGTTTAGGAGCTTATCTGGTAATGAAAAGTTGTTTGGAAGATGCAGGATTAACTGCTGATGAAGTAGATCATATCAATATGCATGGTACCTCTACTCCATTAGGAGATATTGCAGAATCCAACGCTATTTCAAGATTACTGGGAGAGCACGCTTTCGACATTCAGATTAATTCTACAAAATCAATGACAGGTCACTTATTAGGTGCTGCCGGTGTTATTGAAGCTATTGCTGCGTTAGGAACTATTATTCATGGTGTTGTTCCTCCTACCATCAACCATTTTACTGATGATGAAAATATCGACAGCAGACTGAACTTTACGTTCAACGAAGCTGTGAAGAAAGATGTAAAAGTAGCCATGAGTAATACTTTTGGGTTTGGTGGACATAACGCTTGCGTTCTATTTAAGAAAATCTAA
- the rnc gene encoding ribonuclease III — protein MELQKYFSKFLLKQRKRKLTERDYFLSTELNKMLGTEVQNVALYREAFSLKSSSKNQDSNSNYERLEFLGDSVLGTVISCHLFQTYPKANEGYLTQMKSKIVNRKNLNKLGEDLKLTNLLQKQNSVALGENISGNLLEALIGAVYLDFQYDTCKRIILERLLTPSEINKLENKIVSYKGLLLEWSQKKKVNIKYETCEEIQVNKAVVFRCHVWLGEEKIANATETSKKKAEEKAAQRAFYILNKKENILGNPKTL, from the coding sequence ATGGAGTTACAGAAATACTTTTCTAAATTCCTTCTCAAACAAAGAAAAAGAAAATTAACGGAGAGAGACTATTTCCTTAGTACCGAACTTAATAAAATGTTGGGTACCGAGGTACAAAATGTTGCGCTTTACCGTGAAGCTTTTTCTTTAAAAAGCTCTTCTAAAAATCAAGACAGTAATAGTAATTATGAAAGGCTTGAATTTTTGGGAGATTCTGTTTTGGGCACAGTTATCTCCTGCCATCTGTTTCAGACCTACCCTAAAGCCAATGAAGGATATCTGACGCAAATGAAATCCAAGATTGTGAACAGAAAAAATCTTAACAAACTTGGAGAAGATCTAAAGCTGACCAATCTTTTACAAAAACAAAACTCTGTGGCTTTAGGAGAGAATATCTCCGGAAATTTACTTGAAGCCTTAATAGGTGCTGTTTATTTAGATTTTCAATATGATACTTGTAAGAGAATTATTTTAGAAAGACTCTTAACCCCCTCAGAGATCAATAAACTTGAAAATAAAATCGTAAGTTACAAAGGTCTTTTGCTGGAATGGAGCCAGAAGAAAAAAGTAAATATAAAATACGAAACCTGCGAAGAAATACAGGTCAATAAAGCTGTCGTTTTTCGCTGTCATGTCTGGCTGGGAGAAGAAAAAATTGCCAATGCTACAGAAACCTCCAAGAAAAAGGCAGAAGAAAAAGCCGCACAGAGAGCATTCTATATTTTAAACAAAAAAGAAAATATACTTGGAAATCCAAAAACTTTATGA
- a CDS encoding IPExxxVDY family protein, which produces MEIQKLYDLDDIEFEDIAIGLVRLAKDIPAHEFFYKINQNNDLKFSRKKDMVFHGDYYDYFFPRFEAYHKFTKTCFTFISNRSSESKQKKIQTELFSEEENIKFLLNNQVDVEYILHSSEQFPDFSVILLPENLVFPIQDYTLSSEEELYQIIQYYE; this is translated from the coding sequence TTGGAAATCCAAAAACTTTATGATCTAGACGATATAGAATTTGAAGATATTGCCATAGGATTGGTAAGATTAGCAAAAGATATACCCGCTCATGAGTTTTTCTACAAAATAAATCAAAACAACGATCTCAAATTCTCAAGAAAGAAAGATATGGTCTTTCACGGAGATTATTATGATTATTTTTTTCCAAGATTTGAAGCTTATCACAAGTTTACAAAGACATGTTTTACTTTCATTTCAAATAGATCTTCAGAAAGTAAGCAAAAGAAAATACAGACAGAACTCTTCTCAGAAGAAGAAAACATTAAATTTTTATTAAATAATCAGGTAGATGTAGAATATATTCTGCATAGTTCGGAACAGTTTCCTGATTTTTCCGTAATTTTGCTCCCTGAAAATCTTGTGTTTCCAATTCAAGATTATACACTGAGTTCTGAGGAAGAACTTTATCAAATTATCCAGTATTATGAATAA
- the pyk gene encoding pyruvate kinase, with product MNKYLKKTKIIATLGPASSSKEVMLGLMKAGVDIFRINFSHADYDLVKANIKIIRELNKEFGYSVGILGDLQGPKLRVGVVKEGSYLNPGDILTFTNEKIEGDSTKVYMTYQQFPQDVKVGERILIDDGKLVLEVTETNEIDTVKAKTIQGGPLSSKKGVNLPNTNVSLPALTEKDIQDANFMLDQEVDWIALSFVRHAQDIIDLKELIDKHPKGKFKTPIIAKIEKPEGVQNIDEILLECDGLMVARGDLGVEVPMEEVPAIQKTLVEKARFYSKPVIIATQMMETMINSLTPTRAEVNDVANSVLDGADAVMLSGETSVGRYPVQVVENMAKIVKNIEMTHFYQHKNEPIEKDYNCIDDRFITNRVCLAAVRIAKTTNVSAIVTLTHSGYTAFQLAAHRPNSHIIVYSGNKRVITMLNLLWGVHAYYYDMKKPTDETIIQVNMLTHNYGYIETGDFVININATPSYEGGKTNTLRLTTV from the coding sequence ATGAATAAGTATTTAAAGAAGACAAAAATTATCGCAACACTTGGACCGGCTTCATCGTCGAAGGAAGTAATGTTAGGATTAATGAAAGCGGGGGTTGATATTTTTAGAATCAATTTTTCACACGCAGACTATGATTTGGTGAAAGCAAATATTAAAATTATCAGAGAACTTAATAAAGAATTTGGGTACTCAGTAGGTATTTTGGGAGATTTGCAGGGTCCAAAACTGAGAGTAGGCGTCGTAAAAGAAGGTTCTTATCTGAATCCTGGAGATATTCTTACGTTCACCAATGAAAAAATTGAAGGAGATTCTACAAAAGTATATATGACTTACCAGCAATTTCCACAAGATGTAAAAGTTGGTGAAAGAATCTTGATCGATGATGGTAAATTGGTGTTGGAAGTTACCGAAACCAATGAAATCGATACTGTAAAAGCAAAAACCATTCAAGGGGGTCCATTAAGCTCTAAAAAAGGGGTAAATCTTCCCAATACAAACGTATCTCTTCCTGCTTTAACGGAAAAAGATATTCAGGATGCTAACTTCATGCTGGATCAGGAAGTTGACTGGATCGCGCTTTCATTCGTACGACACGCTCAGGATATTATTGATTTAAAAGAATTAATTGATAAACACCCGAAAGGTAAATTCAAAACTCCGATTATCGCAAAGATTGAAAAGCCTGAAGGAGTACAAAATATTGATGAAATTTTATTGGAATGTGACGGATTAATGGTTGCTCGTGGAGATTTGGGAGTAGAAGTTCCAATGGAAGAAGTTCCTGCTATTCAGAAAACTTTGGTTGAGAAAGCTCGATTCTACTCTAAACCTGTAATCATTGCTACTCAGATGATGGAAACAATGATCAATAGTTTGACTCCAACAAGAGCAGAAGTAAATGACGTTGCCAATTCTGTATTGGACGGAGCTGATGCGGTAATGCTTTCAGGAGAAACTTCTGTAGGAAGATACCCGGTTCAGGTGGTTGAAAATATGGCTAAAATTGTAAAAAATATTGAAATGACCCATTTTTACCAACATAAAAATGAGCCTATTGAAAAAGATTACAATTGTATTGACGACCGGTTTATTACCAACAGAGTATGTCTTGCAGCCGTAAGAATCGCAAAAACAACAAACGTTTCTGCTATTGTTACATTAACTCATTCAGGATATACAGCATTCCAGCTTGCAGCACACAGACCGAACTCACACATTATCGTTTATAGCGGAAATAAAAGAGTTATCACAATGCTGAACCTGCTTTGGGGAGTTCATGCATATTATTATGACATGAAGAAACCAACAGACGAAACCATTATCCAGGTAAATATGTTAACGCACAATTACGGATATATCGAAACCGGAGATTTTGTAATCAACATCAATGCTACTCCATCATACGAAGGTGGAAAAACGAATACATTGAGATTGACAACAGTTTAA
- a CDS encoding aldehyde dehydrogenase family protein, with translation MEQSIENKLIKGDKAFSEWRKVPFEEKQKLIAKAAGILKNNAERFGTIITQEMNKPISESIAEVEKCALMMNYYADAENMLKPEKVDSEFSYSEVHYVPKGVILGVMPWNFPFWQVLRFAIPAILAGNTVVLKHASICFGSGNAIEEVLLEAGFPEGIFQNLEVGHKAVKEILEHPVVKGVSLTGSGKAGGEVASIAGLNIKKSLLELGGSDAFIVFDDADLDEAAKAGVKSRLQNCGQTCTAAKRFIIDEKVENVFLPKFIEEYKKYVVGDPMNKETKITGMARPDLADDLEKQLKKALENGAEIIIPLERISAVEFKPGLIRVKKDNPILEEELFGPLGMVMIAKNDEEALQMANDIPFGLSNSVWTADKDRQLFFIENLESGTVNINRMTSSDPRFPFGGSKASGYGTELSLLALKEFVTAKTVVGN, from the coding sequence ATGGAACAATCAATTGAAAATAAACTTATCAAGGGAGATAAGGCATTTTCAGAATGGAGAAAAGTACCATTCGAAGAGAAACAAAAACTCATTGCAAAAGCTGCAGGAATTTTAAAGAACAATGCTGAAAGATTTGGTACGATCATTACTCAAGAGATGAATAAGCCGATTTCAGAATCGATTGCCGAGGTGGAAAAATGTGCTTTAATGATGAATTATTATGCAGATGCCGAGAACATGTTAAAACCGGAGAAAGTAGACTCCGAGTTTTCTTATTCAGAAGTTCATTATGTTCCGAAAGGTGTGATTTTAGGAGTAATGCCTTGGAACTTTCCTTTTTGGCAGGTGTTGAGGTTTGCTATTCCTGCAATTTTAGCAGGAAATACAGTTGTTCTTAAGCATGCATCAATTTGCTTCGGAAGCGGAAATGCTATTGAAGAAGTGCTTTTGGAAGCCGGTTTCCCGGAAGGTATTTTCCAGAATCTTGAAGTGGGACATAAAGCTGTAAAAGAAATTTTGGAACATCCTGTTGTAAAAGGAGTAAGTCTTACAGGAAGTGGAAAAGCGGGTGGAGAAGTGGCTTCGATAGCAGGCTTAAACATTAAGAAATCTTTACTTGAATTAGGGGGAAGTGATGCATTTATTGTTTTTGATGATGCTGACCTGGATGAAGCTGCAAAAGCCGGAGTAAAATCCAGGCTTCAAAACTGCGGACAAACTTGTACTGCAGCCAAAAGGTTTATTATTGATGAGAAGGTGGAAAATGTTTTTCTTCCTAAATTCATTGAAGAATATAAAAAATATGTAGTCGGAGATCCGATGAATAAAGAAACTAAGATCACAGGAATGGCGAGACCGGATTTAGCTGATGATTTAGAAAAACAATTAAAAAAAGCCTTAGAAAACGGAGCTGAGATTATTATTCCGTTGGAAAGAATTTCTGCTGTTGAGTTTAAACCGGGGTTAATTCGAGTGAAGAAAGACAATCCGATCTTAGAAGAAGAGCTTTTCGGACCTCTTGGAATGGTGATGATTGCCAAAAATGATGAGGAAGCTTTACAGATGGCTAATGATATTCCTTTCGGACTTTCAAATTCTGTCTGGACTGCTGATAAAGACCGTCAGTTATTCTTTATCGAAAACCTTGAATCCGGAACGGTAAATATCAACAGAATGACAAGCTCTGACCCGCGCTTTCCTTTCGGGGGATCCAAAGCTTCCGGTTACGGTACTGAGCTATCTTTACTGGCTTTAAAAGAATTTGTAACGGCAAAAACCGTTGTAGGAAATTAA
- the hutG gene encoding formimidoylglutamase — protein sequence MKKIWQGRLDGEELLYHRLFQRVKEETNYDAISTNDFVLHGFAVDEGVRRNKGRHGAKDAPCVIRKNMANFPVILPDFSLLDFGNITCEDGNLENTQNNLAKNVSKVLLKGGKSMVLGGGHEVTYAHYLGVKTAFPEQKIGIINIDAHFDNRQPEKGVGASSGTGFWQIAQEGDIHSLHIGIQRNSNTLKLFDTAHQYGMKYILADELFFENLPSIYQRIDELLESVDYVYLTICMDVFNASIAPGVSASAYNGIFADATFMHFYRHILKNKKLLALDVAEVNPLFDIQERTARLAACLMNEWFMV from the coding sequence ATGAAAAAGATCTGGCAGGGAAGATTAGACGGAGAAGAACTTCTTTATCACAGGCTCTTTCAAAGAGTAAAAGAAGAAACGAATTACGATGCAATTTCAACGAATGATTTCGTTTTACACGGATTTGCGGTAGATGAGGGTGTTCGACGGAATAAAGGAAGACATGGAGCAAAAGATGCTCCATGTGTGATCAGGAAAAATATGGCCAATTTTCCGGTGATTCTTCCTGATTTTTCGCTGCTTGATTTTGGAAATATTACTTGTGAAGACGGAAATTTGGAGAATACTCAGAACAATCTTGCCAAAAATGTCTCCAAAGTTTTATTGAAAGGAGGGAAGTCAATGGTTCTAGGAGGAGGTCATGAAGTTACCTATGCTCATTATCTCGGGGTAAAAACTGCTTTTCCGGAGCAAAAAATCGGAATTATTAATATTGATGCTCATTTTGATAACAGACAACCTGAAAAAGGCGTAGGAGCAAGCTCAGGGACAGGATTTTGGCAAATTGCACAGGAAGGAGACATTCATTCGTTACATATCGGGATTCAAAGAAATTCCAATACGTTGAAATTATTTGATACCGCTCATCAATATGGGATGAAATATATTTTGGCTGATGAACTTTTCTTTGAAAACCTGCCGTCAATTTATCAAAGGATAGATGAGCTGCTGGAAAGTGTAGATTATGTTTATTTAACAATTTGTATGGATGTTTTTAATGCTTCCATTGCTCCGGGAGTTTCGGCTTCTGCTTACAATGGGATTTTTGCAGACGCGACATTTATGCATTTTTACAGGCATATTTTAAAAAATAAAAAGTTGTTGGCTTTAGACGTGGCAGAAGTAAATCCGTTATTTGACATTCAGGAGAGAACAGCGAGATTGGCGGCATGTCTTATGAATGAGTGGTTTATGGTGTAA
- the hutI gene encoding imidazolonepropionase: protein MKLIGPFKQVVTLAHLPLRGKLSDEQLEIIVDGGILINNGKIQQVGNFETLKSEHQNIEIEAVEGEQIVLPAFVDSHTHICFGGNRANDFAMRNAGKTYLEIAESGGGIWSSVQHTRNASEEELLKTLLERIDFLITLGITTIEVKSGYGLDVENELKMLRIIKKAQEQTKATLVPTCLSAHLKPRDFEGSNEEYLHYILTEILPKVKEENLAKRVDIFIEKSAFQPEESKDFLLKTKDLGFEITVHADQFTPGSSRIAVEVGAQSADHLEATIDEDIEFLAKSDTVATALPGASLGLGEKFTPARKLLDAGAIVAIASDWNPGSAPMGNLITQASILATFEKLTTAEVLAGMTFRSAFALALEDRGRLAEGLKADFVTFKTNNFQNVLYNQGSLKAESVYINGDLI, encoded by the coding sequence ATGAAACTTATAGGTCCTTTCAAGCAGGTTGTAACCCTTGCTCATCTTCCCTTAAGAGGAAAACTTTCTGACGAACAACTGGAAATTATCGTTGATGGTGGAATTTTAATTAACAATGGTAAAATCCAACAAGTTGGAAATTTTGAAACATTAAAATCTGAACATCAAAATATAGAAATTGAAGCGGTTGAAGGCGAACAAATTGTTCTTCCGGCCTTCGTAGATTCTCACACTCATATTTGCTTTGGCGGAAACCGTGCGAATGATTTTGCCATGCGTAATGCAGGGAAAACGTACCTGGAAATTGCAGAAAGCGGAGGAGGAATCTGGAGTTCTGTTCAACATACAAGAAATGCTTCGGAAGAAGAATTGTTAAAAACTTTGCTGGAAAGAATTGACTTTTTAATTACTCTGGGAATTACAACCATTGAAGTGAAAAGCGGGTATGGCTTGGATGTAGAAAACGAACTGAAAATGCTTCGTATCATTAAAAAAGCTCAGGAACAGACAAAGGCGACTTTAGTTCCTACTTGTCTTTCGGCACATTTGAAACCAAGGGATTTTGAAGGGAGCAACGAAGAATATTTACACTATATTTTAACTGAAATTTTGCCAAAAGTAAAAGAAGAAAACCTGGCAAAACGTGTTGATATCTTCATAGAAAAATCAGCATTTCAGCCTGAAGAAAGTAAAGATTTCTTGCTTAAAACGAAAGACTTAGGTTTTGAAATTACGGTTCATGCGGATCAGTTCACGCCTGGAAGTTCCAGAATTGCGGTGGAAGTTGGTGCACAATCTGCAGATCATCTGGAAGCGACCATTGATGAAGATATTGAATTTTTAGCGAAATCTGACACCGTTGCGACGGCTTTACCGGGTGCAAGTTTAGGATTAGGAGAGAAATTTACTCCGGCTAGAAAACTTTTGGATGCAGGAGCAATCGTAGCGATTGCGAGTGACTGGAATCCGGGTTCTGCACCGATGGGAAATTTAATCACACAAGCTTCAATTTTAGCAACATTTGAAAAATTGACAACAGCAGAAGTTTTGGCAGGAATGACGTTCCGTTCGGCTTTTGCACTTGCTTTGGAAGATAGAGGAAGATTAGCAGAAGGTTTGAAAGCTGATTTTGTAACTTTTAAAACCAATAATTTCCAAAATGTTCTTTATAATCAAGGGAGTTTGAAAGCGGAAAGCGTTTATATTAATGGAGATTTAATATAA
- the ruvB gene encoding Holliday junction branch migration DNA helicase RuvB → MPDFLHPDKDNYSREELIQEEQIRPQSFKDFAGQRKTLENLEVFVTAAKKRGGALDHVLLHGPPGLGKTTLANIIANELGVNCKITSGPVLDKPGSLAGLLTNLEENDVLFIDEIHRLSPIVEEYLYSAMEDYKIDIMLETGPNARSVQIGLNPFTLVGATTRSGMLTKPMLARFGIQSRLEYYTIELLSMIIIRSARVLGVKIYEDAAIEIARRSRGTPRIANALLRRVRDFAEIKGNGEIEINITKYALDSLNVDEHGLDEMDNKIMRVMIENFKGKPVGISALATSIAENPETLEEVYEPFLIQEGFIIRTPRGREVTEKAYKHLNIAKPKNPGELF, encoded by the coding sequence ATGCCTGATTTTTTACATCCAGATAAAGATAATTACTCCCGTGAAGAGCTTATACAGGAAGAACAGATTCGTCCCCAGAGCTTTAAGGATTTTGCAGGACAAAGAAAAACTTTGGAAAATCTCGAGGTTTTCGTAACTGCTGCCAAAAAACGCGGTGGCGCACTCGATCATGTTTTATTGCATGGCCCCCCCGGCTTAGGAAAGACCACTTTAGCAAATATAATTGCGAATGAATTGGGTGTAAACTGTAAAATCACATCGGGTCCAGTTTTGGATAAACCCGGAAGCTTAGCCGGTTTATTGACCAATCTTGAGGAAAACGATGTTCTCTTCATAGATGAAATTCACAGATTGTCTCCCATTGTAGAAGAATATCTGTATTCTGCCATGGAAGATTACAAAATTGACATCATGCTGGAAACCGGCCCGAATGCGAGAAGCGTTCAGATTGGTTTAAATCCTTTTACTTTAGTCGGAGCCACAACAAGAAGCGGAATGCTGACCAAGCCTATGCTGGCCAGATTCGGAATCCAAAGCAGGCTTGAATATTATACGATTGAATTATTATCAATGATTATCATTCGAAGCGCAAGAGTTTTGGGAGTGAAAATTTATGAAGATGCAGCCATTGAAATTGCAAGAAGAAGCCGCGGAACCCCGAGAATTGCCAATGCACTTTTAAGAAGAGTTCGTGATTTTGCCGAAATAAAAGGGAATGGCGAGATTGAAATCAACATCACAAAATACGCTCTTGATTCTTTGAATGTAGATGAACACGGTTTGGATGAAATGGATAACAAAATCATGCGGGTGATGATTGAAAATTTCAAAGGAAAGCCGGTAGGAATTTCCGCACTGGCGACATCAATCGCAGAAAATCCCGAAACATTGGAAGAGGTTTATGAACCGTTTTTGATTCAGGAAGGATTTATTATCAGAACTCCAAGAGGTCGTGAAGTGACTGAAAAAGCCTACAAACATTTGAATATTGCCAAACCAAAAAATCCCGGGGAACTTTTTTAG
- a CDS encoding FMN-binding negative transcriptional regulator gives MKEIIRENSFALLISSVDKIRATHSMMMLNEDDSENMYIETHISRANPQAKSLKNGDEVLCDFLGAHTYISSSWYDHINVSTWNYEAVQIYGTIEVMNDAELYHHLDKLTSKYENSQQCPMMVKDMGKEFVEKEMKGAFGLKIIPTEIFIKQKLSQNRKEPDFQNIISNLENGDENGKRIAEKMKLLLK, from the coding sequence ATGAAAGAAATTATCAGGGAAAATTCTTTTGCTTTATTGATTTCTTCTGTCGACAAAATCCGGGCAACGCATTCTATGATGATGCTGAATGAAGATGATTCTGAAAATATGTATATTGAAACGCATATTTCAAGGGCAAATCCGCAAGCGAAAAGTCTAAAAAACGGAGATGAAGTGCTTTGTGATTTTTTGGGAGCCCATACCTATATTTCGAGCAGCTGGTACGATCACATCAATGTTTCAACATGGAATTATGAAGCGGTACAGATTTACGGAACAATTGAAGTGATGAATGATGCAGAACTTTATCACCATTTAGATAAATTAACTTCCAAATACGAAAATTCTCAGCAATGTCCGATGATGGTGAAAGATATGGGAAAAGAGTTTGTGGAAAAGGAAATGAAAGGCGCTTTTGGTTTAAAAATAATTCCGACTGAGATTTTTATTAAACAAAAACTATCCCAGAACAGAAAAGAACCTGATTTCCAAAATATTATTTCAAACCTTGAAAATGGGGATGAAAACGGAAAACGAATTGCAGAAAAAATGAAACTGTTACTTAAATAA